The Sporosarcina ureae genome includes a region encoding these proteins:
- a CDS encoding cold-shock protein: protein MEQGTVKWFNAEKGFGFIEREAGEDVFVHFSAIQGEGFKSLDEGQSVTFEIEQGQRGLQATNVQKA, encoded by the coding sequence ATGGAACAAGGTACAGTAAAATGGTTTAACGCAGAAAAAGGTTTTGGCTTCATCGAACGTGAAGCAGGGGAAGACGTATTCGTACACTTCTCAGCAATCCAAGGCGAAGGTTTCAAATCTTTAGACGAAGGTCAAAGTGTAACATTTGAAATCGAACAAGGACAACGTGGCCTACAAGCTACAAACGTTCAAAAAGCTTAA